One segment of Rosa chinensis cultivar Old Blush chromosome 6, RchiOBHm-V2, whole genome shotgun sequence DNA contains the following:
- the LOC112170256 gene encoding uncharacterized protein LOC112170256 produces the protein MVLNKQRSLPSPLAVSIPATNLWTFDVFLSCDHENIFSSHLYHKLQSRRIFTFFGRNTTTPLELFGAIEESRFAIVVLSQNYASSPQRLNELTKILQCMKDRNRILPIFHDVNLSHVQKQKDSFGKAFDEHLKRFHDDLAKVEAWRDALTKVCNFAGWTSNDRNEVEVIEEITEALWNKLHFRQSPKEKLHPTYTFLESTHLVALASISSPQQNRDHDKPKKITDAMATPVEWIFLLTNLGLEILSAAFDQASSPSKPHYALFGVLFAIAAMFVCIWELIHKGINEKVVLKKFGKLWWYYYPDPHESTPFGTLPDIYGLIAGISQCICSITQYVYFSWHADSPIKLSLLPAIFLLCLAGSRLNRNRNHGQTVGPKSLDKD, from the exons ATGGTGTTGAACAAGCAAAGATCCTTACCTAGTCCATTAGCCGTATCTATTCCTGCAACTAATCTATGGACTTTCGATGTCTTCTTGAGTTGCGACCATGAAAACATCTTCTCATCCCACTTATACCACAAGTTGCAGTCTCGACGTATTTTTACTTTCTTTGGAAGAAACACAACTACCCCTCTGGAGCTCTTCGGTGCGATCGAAGAATCGAGGTTTGCAATTGTTGTTCTCTCGCAAAACTATGCTTCTTCACCCCAGCGCCTGAATGAACTTACAAAAATTCTCCAGTGCATGAAAGATAGGAACCGGATTCTGCCCATCTTTCATGATGTGAATCTCTCCCATGTGCAGAAGCAAAAGGATAGTTTTGGGAAAGCCTTTGACGAGCACTTAAAAAGGTTTCACGATGACTTGGCAAAGGTTGAAGCTTGGAGAGATGCTTTAACCAAAGTGTGCAATTTTGCTGGATGGACTTCCAATGACAG GAATGAAGTAGAGGTTATCGAAGAAATTACGGAAGCACTGTGGAACAAACTACATTTTAGACAAAGTCCAAAGGAAAAACTACATCCTACATACACATTCTTAGAGTCCACACACTTG GTCGCATTAGCTAGCATTAGTTCCCCTCAGCAGAACCGTGACCATGACAAGCCAAAGAAAATTACGGATGCAatg GCTACTCCAGTGGAGTGGATCTTTCTACTCACTAACCTTGGCCTAGAGATTTTGTCAGCTGCTTTTGATCAGGCTTCCTCCCCAAGTAAGCCACACTATGCACTATTTGGTGTGCTGTTTGCTATTGCAGCTATGTTTGTTTGCATTTGGGAGCTCATTCACAAGGGCATCAATGAAAAAGTAGTATTGAAGAAGTTTGGAAAGCTATGGTGGTATTATTATCCAGACCCCCACGAAAGCACGCCTTTTGGTACCCTCCCTGACATTTATGGACTAATTGCAGGAATTTCTCAGTGTATATGCTCCATAACTCAATATGTTTACTTCTCTTGGCATGCTGATAGTCCCATAAAACTATCCCTTTTACCTGCCATCTTTCTTTTGTGTTTGGCCGGTTCAAGACTAAATAGAAATCGAAACCATGGTCAGACTGTTGGACCTAAATCCCTAGACAAAGACTAA